The genomic interval ACTAAAAGCCGTGTAGTAAGAGAGATACGAAAATTTAGTATACCCTCATTTTAGAAGCTGGGAAAAGTATCCCTTCCTACACACTGTAAACTCTTCCGAAAGCCAAACTGAGTCCAAGTATATCGCATGTAAAGACATATTTTCTCACAGACTTTCCATAACACcagaaaaaaaactatttgGTCCAGTGGCAGGGGCGGTGCTAGGTGAGGCCTGGCAACCCACGCACTATTAGTTACAGAAAATATAGTGATATTAATGGCAATTTATCAGATGCCATTGGcctaaaattaattaaaatgctTTGGTGTCCTAtcgtttgtaaatattttccaaCTTTTACTGCAAACATCTTACACGCATAATTTGGTCAACACAGGTCATCATAACAGACGTCCATGATGAGTTGGCGGCGGCCCCTGTTAATCTCCCTTTCCATCTTGCTTCTGTTCGAAGCATTCGGGTTTCTTCTGATGTTCGAGTCCAGTCAACGTTTAGTTCTTCAAGCCATGCGACCTTTATCCTTTCACCGGCTTAagtttagtttgtgggagaCTTATCCGAACCCAATGGTCTTGAGGTCAAACGCAACAGGACACAATCTGCCCCTCAGCACCACTCCAGGTGGGCATCTTGCAACGGGGCATGCTACCCATGAAGTCCCGGGGCACTGGGTGTCGAAAATGGCATCAGCACGACTCCTTGTGTCTAAAGTTAACTGCCAAGCTCTTATTCGAGGAGACAAGCATGAGCAAAGTAAGACAGAGGATCTCATGAGAAATGAAAACCGAAAGCCATTGAACGGGGAGGACTATTTCAACATTTGCAAGAACTGTAGCGAGTTCATTTCCGCAAGAGGATACATAACTATTCCTCTTAGCGCGGAAGAAATGAATTTTCCAATCGCCTATAGTATTCTCATGTACAAAGATATCGGAACAGGCGGAGAGATTGCTCAGAGCCATTTACCAGCCTCAGAATTACTACTGTATCCACGTGGACAGAAAGTCGGAGGGATCGATTAAACGAGGGATGGAAGCCGTGGCGAAGTGTTTTGACAACGTATTTCTTGTGGAGAAACCAGTTGCTGTAGTGTGGGGAAAATTTACGGTCCTAGAAGCAGAACTTCTCTGTCTGAAGGAATTATGGGCGTACCAAAAGTGGAAATACTTCATCAATCTGACGGGACAGGAATTTCCTCTGAAGACCAACTTTGAGCTTGTGAAAATTCTAAAGGCTTATAATGGTTCCAACAATCTAGAAGGCACGCGGGGAAGGTAAGTGTGTCATCTCTGTTTTCTGCACTTACGTTCATGTGTAATTCAATCATTATTTGTATCTAACACTTTTGTAAAAAGCGAAAGATATTCATTTGGATATCTCCGTCCATGCATTTACCGCGCCTTGCTTTATGTGCAggtatgtttcaaaatgttgtccGACTTTGGCAAACTTTATTCTTAGGTTTCTTCTGTGTAACCTAGGAGGACGTAAACAAATAACTTATTCATTATGAATTAATTCTCTTATTCTCTATCAATAAACAACCAACGCAGCCGCCGcaagttcaagcccagttcatgctagcttcctctctggccattcgtggaaaggtctgacggcaacctgcggatagttgtgggtttccagcggtttctacccggtttctttctaccataaagctggctgccgtcctataagggaaatattcttgaataaaaaatattcttggcataaaacaccaatcaaataaataaataaataaattaaacatttattatgtttaacGTGTTTCTAAATGTAAAGAAATCAATCTGTAAACAGATTCAAGCTAATTAGTCAACGTGTCATTCACATACCTGAATAGACTAGAGACCCATTTCCCACCCAGCACACGTGTTACCCtatgacagtctttcaaataaGATCGCCATCATAAGTAGGGAGGTGTTGTACATGCACGAAAAACAACGGCCATTGATTTCAGTACTGGTCATTTGGttatgaatctatgcgtcgaaacaaacattccaaaaacagccgtcaaccatttaggacgttccaggtcaataatcgcaaggccaattcaataaacaacaaattgcaCAAAACACCGAAGAACTAAGataatatataaagtacaacaataAGACGTTATCgtgaaaagagaagcagtcagcagttacCAATGCTGTTAGAAAGAAACAATGCATATTCTAGGCGACTGACATCAGTGTTCCAATCGTGTATTATGCTAGaatataaattgtcgataataaaCTGTGCATCTCATTTGCGATTTGATTGCAATTTTTAATATATCTAACGTGGCGAGCTACacgcgatgaatatacagcccctagccttGGGTTAAGCGGGAtcagacacagtcatgaagtaGAGTATCACAGATTCTGGAAGTCCTATCCCTATTTACTTACAACAAAGTTATGCTCATTGTACAGTCGTTCTGACTTTTCACCAAATTGGCGTTGTTGCACGTGCTGGACAAGCATGTCAGCAAGCATTTACTGCTGTAAAATGCACAGAAAGCGAGCGCACACTGACTTCAACAACACTGCGCACATAAGATTGTTGGTTTATGGCGTGCATCATCTATGTTTTGGCTTTGAAAACGCCAAATATTCtaattcactcattcactcacggATTGTTGGTTCTGCTGGTAATGAATAACCTACATAACATATAGACTGATATAGCATTTGTAAGTATGGACTTTTGCATGTGCTTTATTCTATACCTAATGCTGGTCAGTGTATATAGTAACTCACAACATAGCGAGTACATAACACAGAGTATAGAACTGAATATGTCTTAACATGTATCTGCAGAGCTAATACAGACCGTTGGAAGAATGCTGGCCCCCCACCGCACGGGATCATTCCCACTAAGGGGGCTGTCCACATCACAGCCTCAAGGGGGTACGTCGACTTTCTTCTACACAATCAAACTGCCTTGGACTTTCTGGAGTGGGTGAAGAAGACGCGAGTTCCCGATGAAACGTTTTTCGCATCATTAAACCACAATCCCTTTCTGGAAGTTCCAGGTTCCTATAAAGGTAATGTGACTTAAGTGTACCACATGCAAAAATAAACTAGAATCCTCATCTGGGAGACCCTGGTCTTTTCGGAGGTAATGTGACTTAAGTGAACCACAcgtgaaaataaacaataatcgTCACCTGGGAGATTCAGGGTATTTTTAAAGGTGATGTTAGCCAAGCCAACaagtaaaaaataaaccaaaatctTCACGATGGTATTACATAATTTTATGTAGCTAATGTGAATCATTGCCATTGATactagtgggtttcccccggtctctggcCGTTATTagtctcaccataatgctggcggtgTCGTATACGTGAGATactcttgattacggcgtaaatcTCTagtcaaaaaataaacaaatcagtgAAAAATAAACCGTTCTGCCAATTCCAGATTATGAAATTTTAGGGGACCACATACGCAAAATAAGCCACAAATCTGATCTTATCTTATATTGCTTTTTAATACAGGTAATATTCAATGAtgaactaaaacaaaaacaaaacatgctcGCCATCTGTATACCTGCGTGTCTAAATGGCGCTATTCATCAGTTCTGTGTAACTATTTGccatgtatcacactgtcgtcgctgctcggaTTTTATCATACGCTGTTGTCTTTTTTGATACAGGCAATGTGATTTTCTCACACTAGATGAGACAGATAACTGTTAGTCCCTGTCGCGCAAGCCAAAGCTATACGTTTTGGTTGCTATTAATCTCTTACATCTACATGAACTCAAACGTCTAAGGCCTTCAGCTTTAACCTGTTATAAAATTTTCcctttcttatttattttattatctttCACAGGCACTCCGGaaagtaattttgaaaattacCAGTTTCTCACACGTTTCAAGATCTGGGCAGGCACCAAGCTTTGGAAACTCTGTACTGGTAAATTTACACGAGGAATCTGTATCTTTGGAGTAAAAGATTTGCCCGTTCTGACATCACAACGGCATCTGTTTGCCAATAAATTCCACTGGGACTATCAGCCTTACGTATTGGATTGTCTGGAGGAATGGCACTTCAACAAAACAATAGACCAAGCTGTGCACAAGTCAAATTTTGATGTGTCTTTTTACAAAAACAtgagttttgtgaaaaacaagGTGACCTAACGCTTTACGAGTGAAAAGCCAAATATTCGTTTCCATCATCTAATAAAGTTTAAGTAATCTAATTAAAGGGATGGAGCTAGAGGATCTAGATTGTTACTACTTAGGCATTTCAATGGAGAGTTAAAGAAACCCAATAAGGAGGGAAACGGGTCTGTGCTGGGTGTTTTATTGGTTACGTACTCTTCATGTTGTACTGTCTTATATTGTGATTGTCAGTTAATTAAGCGCGGTTTCAGCATTACAACAGTATGCTTTTTGTGCCATTTTACTTTTTCCAATCACCCCACACTAATGAGTAGCGTTGTGACAAAGCCTTTTGCGGGATGAATTCCAGAGGGTCTTATTGTACTTAATGCTTAAAATTGCTTATTGCTCAACCCCAAGGTGTGATGTGAAATTCTGCTATACTTAAGCATGTTTTATTCTAGCCCTTAGGACTGTGATTATATAtgctatcacagccctgtcttgttccatacgcttgccttgaacacctctgtgcTTCCATTGCTGGCTTCAGTATGCTACTGCTTGGcgccaaataatttgtctgtccttggtcacagtcgtctcagctatcaattccaagTGTCAAATCTAGTAaacccacacaagcatgaaactaatAGGTTAAACTTATGATTTTAAGAATGTGTAAGTTTACTAAATTTTGTTGATCATTTATATGAAATTGTACCGACAAAATATAATAATGCCTTGAAATTGTGACATTTGTGTGTAGCCTACATGGATTATCATGTACCGTTCAAGATAAGAACTGTGGTCGTGTGACATAAGATGATATTGTCTTGAAGTTTGAGGGTCAGTGTGACATTTGTGGTGAATCATCTACTGTTCAAGCATTGATAAAAATTGTGGTAGTGTTTAAAACTGCAGTCACGCTAGTATCGATCTAGTTTAATTCATACAAACTTTTCAAAAAGCGTTCAGATCGAACTAGTATCACATAGAGAGGCGGTCACATCGGAAGCACTGAACTGGTTCACTCTAgtttaaccagtttcttgtgattggttgatttgATCATATAATGCGTTCACCATTTAAGCTGCGTTTTATGTGAATTCCTTTCCaatattttttgttactttCGCTCCTATAAGACATTTCTTATTATGCTGGGAAAATGCGCAGGGCCAGCGGAAACGCACGACCTTGGACGGGTGACTGGTAAGCCTTCCCATATATGACCTGAGAGGAGGCCAGCCAGAGCAgggcttgaactcagagcaactgCATTGATTATTTTGCATAAAAT from Liolophura sinensis isolate JHLJ2023 chromosome 3, CUHK_Ljap_v2, whole genome shotgun sequence carries:
- the LOC135463778 gene encoding LOW QUALITY PROTEIN: beta-1,3-galactosyl-O-glycosyl-glycoprotein beta-1,6-N-acetylglucosaminyltransferase-like (The sequence of the model RefSeq protein was modified relative to this genomic sequence to represent the inferred CDS: deleted 1 base in 1 codon), which gives rise to MMSWRRPLLISLSILLLFEAFGFLLMFESSQRLVLQAMRPLSFHRLKFSLWETYPNPMVLRSNATGHNLPLSTTPGGHLATGHATHEVPGHWVSKMASARLLVSKVNCQALIRGDKHEQSKTEDLMRNENRKPLNGEDYFNICKNCSEFISARGYITIPLSAEEMNFPIAYSILMYKDSEQAERLLRAIYQPQNYYCIHVDRKSEGSIKRGMEAVAKCFDNVFLVEKPVAVVWGKFTVLEAELLCLKELWAYQKWKYFINLTGQEFPLKTNFELVKILKAYNGSNNLEGTRGRANTDRWKNAGPPPHGIIPTKGAVHITASRGYVDFLLHNQTALDFLEWVKKTRVPDETFFASLNHNPFLEVPGSYKGTPESNFENYQFLTRFKIWAGTKLWKLCTGKFTRGICIFGVKDLPVLTSQRHLFANKFHWDYQPYVLDCLEEWHFNKTIDQAVHKSNFDVSFYKNMSFVKNKVT